The DNA segment CCGGCCACACGGTCGCCATGACGGGCGACGGGGCCAACGACGCCGCCGCGATCCGCATGGCGAACGTCGGCATCGCGCTCGGGCGGCGCGGCACGGCCGCGGCGCGCGATGCGGCCGACCTGGTCGTCACCGACGACCGCATCGAGACGATCGTGGACGCGGTGCTCGAGGGCCGCGCCATGTGGGTATCCGTCCGCGACGCCGTCGCCGTGCTCGTCGGGGGCAACCTGGGCGAGCTCGCGTTCACCGTCGCGACCAGCATGCTGGGCGAAGCGCCGCTGAACGCCCGCCAGCTCCTCCTGGTGAACCTACTGACCGACGTCGCGCCCGCCATGGCCATCGCGCTTCGCCCGCCGCCGCCCACGACGGCGGAAGCGCTGCTCCACGAAGGGCCCGAGGCGTCGCTCGGCGGGCATCTGACGGCCGACATCGCCTGCCGGGCCGCGTTCACGGCGGCCGGTGCGGGCGTTGCCTGGATGCTGACGCGCGCGCGCGGCGCACGCAGGGAGGCCGGCACGGTAGCGCTCACGGCCCTCGTGGCGACGCAGCTCGGTCAGACGCTCGCGAGCGGCGGCCGAAGTCCGCTGGTGGTCGCGACGGGACTCGGTTCGTTCGCCGCGCTCAGCGCAGTCGTGCAGACGCCGGGCCTGAGCCAGCTCTGCGGCTGCACGCCGCTCGGCATCACCGGCTGGACCACGGCACTCGCCGCGTCCGGGGCGGCCACCGCCGCGTCGGTCGCGGTGCCGTGGATCTGGCCGGGCGCCGAGGCGTGGTTCGAGGGACGTGCGCATGAGCTGTCGCGCGCCTGGCCCACCATCGCATCGCTGCGCGCCTGGTCGCCCTGGCGCGTCGACGGTATCGTTCGGACCTTCATCGAGCCCACCGGAGTCGCGAGGGACTGACCATGCGCAGGGCGCCGTGCCGGCCGCTGCCAGGGTCGACGACATGAGAAACGAGTACTTCGAGCGTGTTCACCCCCACTCGGCGAGGAGAGCCGACATGCGCGGTCGCAAGCCGATGGTGCTGTTCCTGTGTGCCGACAACTCGGTTCGTAGCCAGCTCGCCGAGGCGCTGCTGCGCCACCACGCCGGCGATCGCTTCGAGTGCACCAGCGCCGGACTCACGCCGAAGCCGGTCCATCCCCTTCTCCCGCAGGTGCTTCGAGAGTCGGGCGTCGAGCCCGGCGCCCTGGACCCGAAGGGTCTGAAGGCCTTTCTCGGGCACGGCGCCCGGTTCGCGATCATTCTGCGCACCCCCGACGAGACCGAAGCGCCCCGCATCTTTCCGTTCGCAACCCGCACGATCCATTGGGAGATTCCCGATCTCGGATGCGACGGTGACACCAACGACGCGCTCGCCGCGCTTCGCCACACGCGCGACGAGATCGCCGCCCGGCTGCGCTGCTGGCTAGCGAGTGTCGAGCCGCCGACGCCGTACCGGACCGCCGCCTAGACGATCGACGGGAATGCGCGCGAATCTCGCCGGACGAGAAGCCATCCTCCCATGCGGATATCGATGACCGAGCAGTCCGACACGACCATCAGGTGTCACACGAGCATCTGGCCGAGCACGGATCGTCGGGATTGTCGTCGACAATGAGGATCGGATGCTGCGGTGCGGCCATGGCAGACCACCGATACGGGAAACGGATTTCCACGTAAGGTCCTCGCAGTGGCTAAAGCGCCCTGCGCGGAAAATACCGGCGCGGCTTCCGGACTTCGATCCAAACTGAGGCCGCGTCAGCCGGGGGGAAGGGCACGCCCTGTCAACACAAAGTAGAAATGTCCGCTCCGGCCCCAAGTAGAGATGTCCGCCTTACGGTGCGAGAGAGGTCGGGGAGCGCGAGGGAGCACCGGCACGGATCCGCTGCTTCTCGCGTAGGCTGATCTTCGGGTGTGCCAGGCGCGCGGCATCGCGCTGTTGCTGTTGGGTCGCGATCCATTCGAAGACGCCGTCGAGGTGCTTGTGCTCGACGATGGCCCCGGGATCGATGCACGCGTGATCCTTCGGAAAGAGGCGAGCCGTGAGCTCCTGGCCGTTGGCTCGAAGGGTGACTGTCCCGTCCGCGGCTTCGTGGACCGTGACCGTCGTGCCGCGCAGCCGGCGATTCGCGACCGTATCCGCGAGGACGTAGAGGTCGCGCTTATAGTGCACGGTGAGCTGGCGGCTGATGCGGCGCGTCTCCTGGAGCGTGAAGAGCTGGTCGAGATCGTCGGCGGGACGCAGCGGCCGATGGGCGTCATAGGCGATCGCGGGTGGCTTGGCGAAGCGGCGATTGTAGTCGGCCATGAACGCGGGGAGGAACGGCGCGGCGGCGACGGGATCATGGAGCCCCTGCAAGCGGAGCTCCTTCACCAGGCGGTCTTGGAGGGTGCCGTTGGCCCGTTCCACGCGGCCCTTGGCCTCGGGGCTCCGCGCGCAGAGGAGGTCGATATTGAGGTCCCGGAGGGCGCGCCCCAACTGCGAGAAGCCCGGTCCCCCCTGGGCTCGATCACGGGCCTGGACGTGAAAGACGCTCAGCCGATCGCTGTAGAAGGCCATCGGCTTGCCGTGCTGCTCGAGGTAGCGGCGCGTCGCCCGGAAGTAGTCGAACGTCGACTCGACCTCGGCGAAGCAGAGCTCCATGAGCCGGCTCGTGGCATCGTCGACGTAGACCAGGAGCGTACAGATGGGCCCGCGGTCTTCGAACCAGGCATGCTCGGAGCCGTCGATCTGGACGAGCTCGCCCAGGCACGCGCGCC comes from the Candidatus Eisenbacteria bacterium genome and includes:
- a CDS encoding arsenate reductase ArsC, which gives rise to MRGRKPMVLFLCADNSVRSQLAEALLRHHAGDRFECTSAGLTPKPVHPLLPQVLRESGVEPGALDPKGLKAFLGHGARFAIILRTPDETEAPRIFPFATRTIHWEIPDLGCDGDTNDALAALRHTRDEIAARLRCWLASVEPPTPYRTAA
- a CDS encoding ISNCY family transposase translates to MPRAQRTRRSYPPRPRRACLGELVQIDGSEHAWFEDRGPICTLLVYVDDATSRLMELCFAEVESTFDYFRATRRYLEQHGKPMAFYSDRLSVFHVQARDRAQGGPGFSQLGRALRDLNIDLLCARSPEAKGRVERANGTLQDRLVKELRLQGLHDPVAAAPFLPAFMADYNRRFAKPPAIAYDAHRPLRPADDLDQLFTLQETRRISRQLTVHYKRDLYVLADTVANRRLRGTTVTVHEAADGTVTLRANGQELTARLFPKDHACIDPGAIVEHKHLDGVFEWIATQQQQRDAARLAHPKISLREKQRIRAGAPSRSPTSLAP